The Candidatus Methylomirabilota bacterium genome includes the window CGGTCGTGGCGGTCACCGCGCGGGCCTTGCCGAGCGCGTTCTGCGCGTACGACGCCTCGCCCTCGGGCGGGAGGACCACGCCCGGGTAGGCGGAGAGGTCGCGGATCCGGTAGGGCAGGTCGGCGAGGAGCTCGGCCAGCTCCCGGCCCTTGGACCGGTTGGCCGTGGCCAGAACCAGGAGCGGGTCAGAGGGTGAAGCGCTTGTCGCCACGCGCCTCGAGGGCCCGGCGCTGCAGCGTGATCAGCCGGGCGATCCCGTCGCCGGCCAGCGCCAGCAGCTCGTCGAGCCGGGCCTTCGGGAACGGGGTCTGCTCGGCGGTCCCCTGCACCTCCACGAAGGCGCCCGCCCCGGTCATGACCACGTTCATGTCCACCTCGGCGGTGGAATCCTCGACGTAGTCCAGGTCGAGCACGGGCCGGTTGCCGACCATGCCCACGCTGATCGCGGCCACGCAGTCACGCAGCGGCGAGCCGGCCAGCGTGCCCGTCTTCTGCAGACTGCCGATGGCGTCGGCCACCGCCACGAACGCCCCGCTGATGGCCGCGGTGCGGGTGCCGCCGTCGGCCTGGATGACGTCGCAGTCCACCCACACCGTGCGCTCGCCGAGCTTGGCCATCTCGACGACCGAGCGCAGCGAGCGGCCCACCAGCCGCTGGATCTCCTGAGAGCGGCCGCTCGGTCCGCCGCGCTCGCGCGACATGCGCGTGTTGGTGGAGCGCGGGAGCATCCCGTACTCGGCGGTCACCCAGCCCTTGCCCTGTCCCTTGAGGAAGGGCGGCACCTTGTCCTCCACCGATGCGGTGCAGATGACCTTGGTGTCGCCGAATTCGACGAGCACCGACCCCTCCGGATGGCGCAGGTAGTCGCGCGTGATCGTCACCGGCCGCAGCTGATCCGGCCGACGACCGTCGTGTCGCAGGTGCACGGGGCTCATCGCGGCGAGAGGCTCGCGGGAGCGGACCGGGCCGGCGCGCTCTGCGCGGTGCGCATCCGCTGGTCGTAGCGGCGCTTGTACTCGGCGAGCCCGGTGTAGATGGCGCGGGCCAGAGCTTCGCGATGCTCGGCGGTTCCCAGCTTCTTCTCCTCCTTGCGATTGGTCAGGAAGCCGATCTCGATCAGGATCGCGGGCATCGCCGCCCCGCCCAGCACGTAGAACCCCGCCTGCTTCACCCCGCGGTTGACCAGGCTCAGCGACTTGCTCATCGAGTCTTGCACGGTCTCGGCCATGAAGCTCGACTCTTCCTGGAACTCGGACTGCGCGAGGTCCCACAGGATGCTCTTCAGCATGTCGCCGCGCTGCCGCGAGCCGCCGCTGCCCTCGAGCTGGACCACGCCGTTCTCGACCGCGGCCACCTGCCGCGCCACATTGTCCGAGGCCTCGGACGAGAGGAAATAGGTCTCCACGCCTTCCGAGACCGCTTGCGGGTGGGCATTGGCGTGAATCGACACGAAGAGGTCCGCCCGATGCTTGTTGGCGAAGTTCGTGCGCTCGCGGAGGGGCACGAAGACGTCGGAATCGCGGCTCATGACGACCTTCACCCCGAGACCGGATTCGACCCGCCGCGCCACCCGCCGCGTCACATCCAGGACGATCTCCTTCTCCATCAGCCCGCTCGGTCCCACCGCGCCGGTGTCGTGGCCGCCGTGGCCGGCGTCCAGCACGATCAGCTTCAGCGGCTGCATCTGACCGCTGCGCCCCGGCTCGCTGCCGGGCTCCCGCGGCCGGTACACATCGAGCACGAGGCGATAGGGATCGACCAGCGTGGTGTGCTTGACCTCGCCGGCGGTACCCTCCAGCATCACGCGGAGCACCGCGACGCCGTCCGCCGGCTCGAGCCGGACCTCCTGGACGAGGCCGTCGCCGATCTCCTCGACGCGGGAGTCGCTCAACGAGAGGCCAGGAAGGCGGACCCGCACCTCCTCGTCGGTCGACACCACCGCGTAGGCCAGCTTGGCGCCGGTCTCGATCACGATGCGAGTGAAGCTCGGATAGGACCGGTAGCGCATCTCCTCGAGCGGCACCGATCCCTGGACGGTCCTGGTCTGCGGCTTGCGGCTCTCCGAGACGGCGACGACCGAGACGCCCGCGCTCAGACGCGGCAGCCCCTTGCTCAGAAAGTCGCGCGAGACGAGCCAGCTGTGGCCCACGACGCGCGCCGCCGAATCCAGCGCGATGGTCTGCCCGGCCACGCGCGCGCTGGACTGGCCCCGCACGAACTCCGCGGTGTGCTTTCCGATGGTGAGGGTCGCCCGATCTCCCTTCACGTGCCACGCGCCCTTGAGCATGGCGGCGAGGCGATCGGGGGCGATGTAGGCGGCGCCGTCGTCGGTGACGGTGATCGGGAGCGTGCCGCGGTTGCCGGCGCGGTCCTTGATCTCGACCGATTCGGGGCGCGCAGCGTGAGCCGAGCCGACGAGGATCCCCATCAGCGTGAACAGCAGAACGGCGGCGGTCAGTCGTCGCATCATGGCCCGGGCGCGCGGCACCGCCATTCTAGCAACGGAGCGCGGAGGCGGCGAAGGAGGAAATTGTGATAGGCTTCGCGTCCGTGGCGCTCCACCCTCTCGCGTTCGTCGGGATCGATCTCCCCGCGGTGCTCGCCGCCCGCTGATGGGCCAGTTCGGGATCGGCCAGTCGGTCAAGCGATTCGAGGACGTCCGGCTGCTGCGCGGCGAGGGGCGGTTCCTGGGCGACGTGAGCCTGCCCGGCCAGGCCCAGGCGGTCATCCTCCGCTCGCCCCACGCGCACGCGCGCATCGTCTCCATCGACGCGGCCGCCGCCCTGCGGGCACCGGGGGTGCTCGCGGTCTTCACGGGCGCCGACGTGGCCCGCGACGGCCTCGGCACCATGAAGATGACGCTCAAGCGCACGCGCCCGGACGGCTCGCCGATGTTCGCGCCGGCCCACCGGGGGCTCGCGGTGGAGCGCGCGCGGCACGTGGGCGACCCGGTGGCCCTCGTGGTCGCGGAGACGCGCGCCCAGGCCGAGGATGCGGCGGACCTGGTGCGCGTCGACTACGAGGCCCTGCCGTCCATCACCGACACCGGCCTCGCCGCGCAGCCCGGCAGCGCCCCGGTCTGGGACGAGTGTCCGGACAACGTCTCGAACCTCCACCAGGCGGGAGACAGGGCGACGACCGACGAGGCCTTCGCCAGGGCCGCGCACGTGGTGCGACGGCGGTACGTGATCACCCGCGTGCACGCCCAGTACCTGGAGTCACGCGGGGCGCTGGGCGTCTACGATCCCGGCGAGGACCGCTACACGCTCTACGCGGACGTGCAGTATCCGCACCGGGTGCGCAACGCGCTGGCCAGCAACATCTTCAAGATCCCGGAGCACCAGATCCGCGTCATTGCCGGTGACGTGGGCGGCGCCTTCGGGACCAAGGGCTGGCAGTACGCCGAGCACCGGCTCGTGCTGTGGGCGGCGCGCAAGCTCGGCCGGCCCGTCAAGTGGCAGTCCGAGCGCCGCGAGGCCATTCCCGCCGACGAGCACGCGCGCGACAACGTGAGCGAGGCCGAGCTGGCCCTCGACGCGCAGGGACGCTTCCTGGCCCTGCGGGTGCGGACCTACGCCAACGTCGGCGCCTACGTCTCCTCGGACCGCAACCTGCTCGCGACGTTCAGCAACATCGCCACCCTGGTCGGGGTGTACACGTTCCCCGCGGCGCACGTCGCGGTCTACGCCGTGCTCACCAACACCAACGCCACCGCCCCGTATCGAGGAGCGGGCCGGCCCGAGGCGACGTATGTCATCGAGCGCCTCATCGACGACGCCGCGCGCGAGCTGGGGATGGATCGCCTCGCGCTCCGCCGCGCGAACCTGATCCCGGCCTCGGCGATGCCGTATCGCACCGCGCTGGGCGTCACCTACGATTGCGGCGAGTTCGAGCGCTGCATGGACGCCGCGCTCGAGCTGGGGGACGTGGCCGGCTTCGAGGCGCGCCGAGAGGCGTCGCGGGCGCGCGGCCGGCTGCGCGGGCTCGCGGTGGTGAACGCGATCGAGCGGGCCGCCGGGCCGCAGCCCGAGTTCGCGGAGATCCGCTTCGCGCCGAGCGGCAGCGCGACCATCTTCATGGGCACGAAGAACCAGGGGCAGGGCCACGAGACCACGTTCAAGCAGATCCTCCACGAGCGGCTGGGGCTCGATCCGGCCGACGTGCGGTACATCGACGGCGACACCGATCGGGTGGCCTTCGGCATGGGCACCATGGGCTCGCGCTCGACCGTGATCGGGGGGACCGCGCTGTGGACCGCCGCCGAGAAGGTCATCGCGAAGGGACGCAAGATCGCGGCCCGTCTGCTCGAGGCCGCCGAGGCCGACGTCTCGTTCGGTGACGGCAAGTTCTCGGTGGTGGGCACCGACCGGGCGCTCGCGCTCAAGGAGGTGGCGCGCGCGGCGTTCCAGCCCGCCCAGCTGCCGCCCGGGCTCGAGCCCGGCCTCTACGAGACCGGGACCTTCGCGCCGAAGCAGGACACCTGGCCGAACGGCTGCCACGTGTGCGAGGTCGAGGTCGATCCGGACACCGGCGACGTGACGCTCGAGCGGTACGCGATCGCCGACGACGTGGGCACGGTCATCAACCCGCTCACCCTCAAGGGCCAGATCCACGGCGGCGTCGCGCAGGGCGTGGGCCAGGCCTTGATGGAGCAGGTGGTCTACGAGCCCGACTCCGGCCAGCTGCTGACCGCCTCGTTCATGGAGTACGCCATGCCGCGCGCCGACACGTTCTGCGACATGGCGATCGAGAGCCATCCCGTTCCGACCGCCCTGAACCCGATCGGAGCCAAGGGCGCGGGCGAAGCGGGCACGGTCGGCGCGCTGCCCGCGGTCATCAACGCGGTGATGGATGCGATCGCGCCCCTCGGCGTGCGCGAGCTGGACATGCCCGCGAGCAGCGACCGGGTGTGGCGCGCCATTCGAGACGCGCAGCCGGATCCGCGGGCGCGCGCGTAGCCCCCGCGTCGTCTCCGGCAAGCGCAGCGGGCGCTGGCCTCGAGCGGTGAAGACGGCACCGCCCTTCGGGTCTCAACCCCGAAGGGCGGCGCCACG containing:
- the rph gene encoding ribonuclease PH, yielding MRHDGRRPDQLRPVTITRDYLRHPEGSVLVEFGDTKVICTASVEDKVPPFLKGQGKGWVTAEYGMLPRSTNTRMSRERGGPSGRSQEIQRLVGRSLRSVVEMAKLGERTVWVDCDVIQADGGTRTAAISGAFVAVADAIGSLQKTGTLAGSPLRDCVAAISVGMVGNRPVLDLDYVEDSTAEVDMNVVMTGAGAFVEVQGTAEQTPFPKARLDELLALAGDGIARLITLQRRALEARGDKRFTL
- a CDS encoding N-acetylmuramoyl-L-alanine amidase; this encodes MMRRLTAAVLLFTLMGILVGSAHAARPESVEIKDRAGNRGTLPITVTDDGAAYIAPDRLAAMLKGAWHVKGDRATLTIGKHTAEFVRGQSSARVAGQTIALDSAARVVGHSWLVSRDFLSKGLPRLSAGVSVVAVSESRKPQTRTVQGSVPLEEMRYRSYPSFTRIVIETGAKLAYAVVSTDEEVRVRLPGLSLSDSRVEEIGDGLVQEVRLEPADGVAVLRVMLEGTAGEVKHTTLVDPYRLVLDVYRPREPGSEPGRSGQMQPLKLIVLDAGHGGHDTGAVGPSGLMEKEIVLDVTRRVARRVESGLGVKVVMSRDSDVFVPLRERTNFANKHRADLFVSIHANAHPQAVSEGVETYFLSSEASDNVARQVAAVENGVVQLEGSGGSRQRGDMLKSILWDLAQSEFQEESSFMAETVQDSMSKSLSLVNRGVKQAGFYVLGGAAMPAILIEIGFLTNRKEEKKLGTAEHREALARAIYTGLAEYKRRYDQRMRTAQSAPARSAPASLSPR
- a CDS encoding xanthine dehydrogenase family protein molybdopterin-binding subunit, whose protein sequence is MGQFGIGQSVKRFEDVRLLRGEGRFLGDVSLPGQAQAVILRSPHAHARIVSIDAAAALRAPGVLAVFTGADVARDGLGTMKMTLKRTRPDGSPMFAPAHRGLAVERARHVGDPVALVVAETRAQAEDAADLVRVDYEALPSITDTGLAAQPGSAPVWDECPDNVSNLHQAGDRATTDEAFARAAHVVRRRYVITRVHAQYLESRGALGVYDPGEDRYTLYADVQYPHRVRNALASNIFKIPEHQIRVIAGDVGGAFGTKGWQYAEHRLVLWAARKLGRPVKWQSERREAIPADEHARDNVSEAELALDAQGRFLALRVRTYANVGAYVSSDRNLLATFSNIATLVGVYTFPAAHVAVYAVLTNTNATAPYRGAGRPEATYVIERLIDDAARELGMDRLALRRANLIPASAMPYRTALGVTYDCGEFERCMDAALELGDVAGFEARREASRARGRLRGLAVVNAIERAAGPQPEFAEIRFAPSGSATIFMGTKNQGQGHETTFKQILHERLGLDPADVRYIDGDTDRVAFGMGTMGSRSTVIGGTALWTAAEKVIAKGRKIAARLLEAAEADVSFGDGKFSVVGTDRALALKEVARAAFQPAQLPPGLEPGLYETGTFAPKQDTWPNGCHVCEVEVDPDTGDVTLERYAIADDVGTVINPLTLKGQIHGGVAQGVGQALMEQVVYEPDSGQLLTASFMEYAMPRADTFCDMAIESHPVPTALNPIGAKGAGEAGTVGALPAVINAVMDAIAPLGVRELDMPASSDRVWRAIRDAQPDPRARA